A part of Criblamydia sequanensis CRIB-18 genomic DNA contains:
- a CDS encoding TrkH family potassium uptake protein, whose amino-acid sequence MYYKDIFKIVGIIFFFFAISLIFPLLLSIYYQFYAEAKSHPQPHATFAFLGSLAVCLAIGYIFYFIGRKSEGNLYRREAIFTVVAVWVLIPAAASLPYLLSGTLRDPLQAYFESVSGFTTTGATTFFPKKINLATGQEELIEYTVKGVHDTTYRFYGTIDPVIEKETGAVLFTGVEAVSKAILFWRSFTQWLGGMGIIVLFVAVLPALGFGGRQLIHAEMPGPVKDSLTPRIKETALNLWKIYTGFTLLEIFLLVYNKMPLFDAVNTAFSTLSTGGFSVRNESISSYNNHVINWIVILFMFIGSVNFSIYFYALKGKFFRLFDRELLIYAALYVVSIGLGTWFLVGTPKALLNGSIEGFYGLSDALRDSAFQIISAQTTTGFSTANFNLWPYSVQVIMIIVMYFGGMAGSTAGGIKIVRLDMLFRAAQYKVESLFRPEAVRIFRIGETPVVDAALVRVLTFFLVVVSFASLGTLLLTFDGLDPETAFSCVACMINNIGLAFRAAGPLESFAFMSDFALALSSLLMIMGRLEFLAFLAVLVPAFWKQTI is encoded by the coding sequence ATGTATTATAAAGATATTTTTAAAATAGTCGGCATTATATTTTTCTTTTTTGCCATTTCACTTATTTTTCCCCTTTTGCTTTCCATTTACTATCAATTTTATGCAGAAGCGAAAAGCCACCCGCAGCCTCACGCAACCTTCGCTTTTCTTGGCTCGCTTGCGGTTTGTCTCGCTATTGGTTATATATTTTATTTTATAGGAAGAAAGTCTGAAGGGAATCTCTACCGAAGGGAAGCCATTTTCACGGTGGTTGCGGTCTGGGTATTAATACCCGCTGCCGCAAGCCTTCCTTATCTTTTAAGCGGGACTCTTAGAGACCCCCTTCAAGCTTACTTTGAAAGCGTCTCAGGCTTTACAACGACAGGCGCCACCACTTTTTTTCCAAAAAAAATTAATTTAGCAACCGGCCAGGAAGAGCTTATTGAGTACACGGTAAAAGGGGTTCACGATACGACTTACCGTTTTTATGGCACTATTGATCCGGTTATTGAGAAGGAAACCGGGGCAGTCCTATTCACAGGAGTTGAAGCTGTGAGTAAAGCCATCCTTTTTTGGAGAAGCTTCACCCAATGGCTTGGGGGCATGGGAATAATTGTCTTGTTTGTTGCGGTTTTGCCAGCCCTTGGCTTTGGTGGAAGACAGCTTATCCATGCTGAAATGCCTGGGCCTGTAAAAGATTCATTGACCCCTCGGATTAAAGAAACTGCTTTAAACTTATGGAAAATTTATACAGGCTTTACGCTTCTTGAAATTTTTTTATTAGTCTATAACAAAATGCCTCTTTTTGATGCTGTGAACACAGCTTTTTCTACCCTTTCAACGGGCGGATTTAGTGTTAGAAATGAGAGTATCAGCTCTTACAATAACCATGTAATTAACTGGATAGTCATTCTATTTATGTTTATTGGCAGTGTTAATTTTTCAATCTATTTCTATGCGCTTAAAGGCAAATTTTTTAGGCTTTTTGATCGGGAGCTTTTAATTTATGCGGCTCTATACGTTGTCTCGATAGGTCTTGGAACTTGGTTTTTAGTCGGCACGCCAAAGGCCTTATTGAACGGCAGCATCGAAGGCTTCTATGGATTGTCCGATGCCTTGCGGGACTCGGCTTTCCAAATTATTTCAGCTCAGACAACGACAGGTTTTTCAACTGCCAACTTTAATCTTTGGCCCTATTCGGTTCAGGTGATTATGATTATTGTTATGTACTTTGGGGGAATGGCCGGGTCTACCGCGGGTGGTATAAAGATTGTTCGATTGGATATGCTCTTTAGAGCTGCTCAGTATAAAGTAGAATCTTTATTTAGACCGGAAGCGGTCCGTATTTTTCGAATCGGGGAGACCCCTGTTGTCGATGCGGCGCTAGTTCGTGTCTTAACTTTCTTTTTAGTCGTGGTTTCTTTTGCAAGCCTTGGAACTCTTTTACTAACCTTTGATGGATTAGACCCTGAAACCGCATTTTCATGCGTGGCTTGCATGATTAACAATATAGGTCTGGCATTTAGGGCAGCCGGGCCTTTGGAATCTTTTGCTTTTATGTCTGATTTTGCTTTAGCGCTCTCTTCTCTTTTAATGATAATGGGAAGGCTTGAGTTTTTAGCCTTCCTTGCAGTCCTTGTGCCGGCTTTTTGGAAACAAACGATTTAA
- a CDS encoding type II secretion system protein GspD — translation MTKLHHYFINAFLLLSFLPYQPVLALTIAEKKAALSSTRPGGCDLSHEMQKFLVQINRELAEQKMELRELYQEVGRFHQANAASGDWERLLLDIQGIRGNIKLLEESFRKMAEEHNQLEDYALWHQPDTTIGDLVIDYGAQDFVYLIPSEIAALPISINSNIPVPRSNWNDMLVLILSQSGIGVRQLNPYLRELYALKDSFIGIQLITQDRNALELVSQEDRVLFLLSPKPVDSERIWLFLEKFVNKVTTDLDMIGRNILITGPAGDVRELIKVLEFVEANTQGKEYKIVALRRAVADELATILESLFVPSMDCRNEDSPSDNGPCPNLRVIPFGSPPTALFLIGDREEIRKAEDIIHQVECEIGEADEKVIYTYTCKHTDTEELADILEKVYNLMVQTGTIATPEELGPPPGAVDQTQKVAVTSVDVRPQFRYPEQLYRDGFYQEGTFAVNPAPTQPGRPEAPKIDPNAGRTNFIVDPKTGAIVMVVESFYLPKLKELIRRLDVPKKMVQIEVLLFEKRIENENSFGLNLLRLGTRASQTNDTSLLFNDSHKGCISEGITQFFLSRMKTCGFPAFDLAYKFLISRDDVTINASPSVVAINQTKATININEEISINTGIFEVETAKGVTLKDSFTRAQYGITIDVTPTIHLKNDCDGIPFGENDDYVTLETDIYFQTIHPRSSKDRPDVTTRHIENTVRIPDGQTVILGGLRRKISSDCKDSIPFLGELPGIGKLFSSTTLKDSSTEMFIFLTPKIISDPHEDFLLIRSEEMSRRPGDIPGFMKRLVLARECEKNRLMQDYMTMLFGREPERFYYRPGEYNGY, via the coding sequence ATGACTAAATTACATCATTACTTCATTAATGCTTTTTTATTACTCTCGTTTCTTCCTTATCAGCCGGTTTTGGCTCTAACCATAGCTGAAAAAAAAGCAGCTTTAAGCTCGACACGGCCAGGGGGGTGTGATTTAAGCCACGAGATGCAAAAGTTTTTAGTTCAAATCAATCGCGAGCTTGCTGAACAAAAAATGGAGCTTAGAGAGCTTTACCAGGAAGTTGGAAGGTTCCATCAGGCGAATGCGGCATCAGGGGACTGGGAACGGCTTCTTTTAGATATTCAAGGCATTCGAGGCAATATAAAGCTTTTGGAAGAAAGCTTTAGAAAAATGGCAGAAGAGCATAATCAGCTTGAAGATTACGCCCTTTGGCACCAACCTGATACCACAATTGGGGATCTTGTTATCGATTATGGAGCGCAAGACTTTGTTTATCTGATTCCCTCTGAAATCGCAGCTCTTCCCATCAGCATCAATTCAAATATTCCGGTTCCAAGATCTAACTGGAACGATATGCTGGTTTTAATTCTTTCTCAAAGCGGAATTGGAGTGAGACAGCTTAACCCGTACTTACGCGAGCTCTATGCTTTGAAAGATAGCTTTATCGGCATCCAATTAATCACCCAGGATAGAAACGCCCTTGAGCTTGTTTCCCAAGAAGACAGGGTATTATTTTTGCTTTCTCCAAAACCCGTGGATTCCGAGAGAATATGGCTTTTTCTTGAAAAATTTGTAAACAAGGTCACAACAGACCTTGATATGATAGGAAGAAATATTCTTATTACGGGCCCTGCAGGCGATGTACGCGAACTTATTAAAGTTTTGGAGTTTGTGGAAGCTAATACCCAAGGCAAAGAATATAAGATCGTAGCCTTAAGACGGGCTGTCGCCGATGAGCTTGCGACAATCTTAGAAAGCCTTTTTGTTCCTTCCATGGATTGCCGAAACGAAGATTCCCCGTCTGATAATGGCCCTTGCCCTAACCTAAGAGTAATACCCTTCGGCAGTCCGCCAACTGCCTTATTCCTAATCGGCGATAGGGAAGAAATTAGAAAAGCTGAAGATATCATTCATCAAGTGGAGTGCGAGATCGGTGAAGCTGATGAAAAAGTCATCTATACCTACACTTGCAAGCATACAGACACTGAAGAATTAGCCGATATCTTAGAAAAAGTCTACAACTTGATGGTGCAAACAGGAACGATTGCAACCCCGGAAGAGTTAGGCCCGCCGCCAGGCGCCGTCGATCAAACCCAAAAAGTTGCGGTAACCTCAGTCGATGTAAGGCCTCAGTTCAGATACCCGGAGCAACTCTATAGAGACGGTTTTTACCAAGAAGGTACTTTTGCTGTAAATCCGGCTCCGACACAACCCGGGAGACCTGAGGCTCCAAAAATCGACCCTAATGCCGGCAGGACTAACTTTATTGTCGATCCCAAAACAGGCGCTATCGTCATGGTGGTCGAGTCCTTTTATTTACCTAAATTAAAAGAACTCATTCGAAGACTTGATGTTCCAAAGAAAATGGTTCAGATTGAAGTTCTCTTGTTCGAAAAGCGGATAGAGAATGAAAATTCATTTGGCTTAAATCTTTTAAGACTCGGGACACGGGCTTCACAAACAAATGACACTTCTTTACTTTTTAATGATAGCCATAAGGGTTGTATCAGCGAAGGGATTACACAGTTTTTCTTAAGCCGAATGAAGACTTGCGGCTTTCCGGCATTTGATCTTGCGTATAAGTTTCTAATATCAAGGGATGATGTCACAATCAATGCGAGTCCATCTGTCGTTGCCATAAACCAAACTAAAGCTACCATCAACATCAATGAAGAAATATCGATCAATACCGGTATTTTTGAAGTGGAGACGGCTAAAGGGGTCACTTTAAAAGACTCTTTTACAAGGGCTCAGTATGGTATTACAATTGATGTCACACCGACGATTCATTTAAAAAATGACTGCGATGGCATCCCGTTTGGCGAAAATGATGACTATGTCACTTTAGAAACTGACATTTATTTTCAAACCATCCATCCAAGAAGCTCTAAGGACCGCCCGGATGTAACCACTCGGCACATTGAAAATACGGTTCGTATCCCGGATGGTCAAACCGTTATCTTAGGGGGCTTAAGACGGAAAATTTCAAGCGACTGCAAAGACTCCATTCCTTTTCTTGGAGAACTTCCGGGGATCGGAAAGCTTTTTAGCAGTACGACTCTAAAAGACTCGAGCACGGAAATGTTCATCTTCTTAACACCAAAAATTATCTCCGATCCGCATGAGGACTTTTTGCTTATCCGCTCCGAAGAAATGTCAAGGCGGCCGGGCGATATTCCGGGCTTTATGAAACGGCTTGTCCTTGCAAGGGAATGTGAAAAAAATCGTCTTATGCAAGACTACATGACGATGCTTTTTGGAAGGGAGCCGGAACGGTTTTATTATAGGCCGGGTGAGTATAATGGGTATTAA
- the gspE gene encoding type II secretion system ATPase GspE — protein MEIIKSFGDRNLPKEFYEKIPYSFLKKHLIMPYKKEKEKIVVAVSDPMTVEPLEELRMMVSKPVRAVFCSRDAIALAIHECYNQEAGAASQLIADLKTDSEDSLKDYESEVYDLLDRRLNQAPLVRLLNLILTEAIQQGASDIHFDPSEDGLKVRYRIDGVLQLRHSPSPEYQTQLLTRIKVMSKLDIAEHRLPQDGRIKLKMGPKEIDFRVSTVPVVSGERIVLRILDKGNVILGLDKIGMMPKAFKEFSDLVRLPEGIVLVTGPTGSGKTTTLYSAICEITSDETNIMTIEDPVEYNLKGIAQIGVRHKIDLSFAKGLRHILRQDPDVIMIGEIRDLETAEIAIQASLTGHLVLSTLHTNDAPSAITRLVDMGIEPYLLSSSIVGVMAQRLVRTNCPNCSVKYQPSAEEIRSIGLSKEELQGAPFCKGRGCDLCYGLGYKGRHGIYELMKVGNSIHKQIVSSPDAIELRRIALEEGMVTLLKHGSELVKQGLTTPEEVLRATRGVEG, from the coding sequence ATGGAAATCATCAAGAGTTTCGGGGATCGGAATCTACCTAAGGAATTCTACGAAAAAATACCTTATTCCTTCTTAAAAAAGCATCTTATTATGCCATACAAGAAGGAAAAGGAAAAAATAGTCGTAGCAGTCTCAGACCCTATGACTGTTGAGCCTTTAGAAGAGCTTCGCATGATGGTTTCAAAGCCTGTAAGGGCAGTCTTTTGCTCAAGGGATGCGATTGCTTTAGCCATTCACGAATGCTACAATCAAGAAGCCGGAGCCGCATCCCAGCTAATCGCTGATTTAAAAACAGACTCGGAAGATTCCTTAAAAGATTATGAAAGCGAAGTTTATGATCTTTTAGATAGGAGATTAAACCAAGCCCCTCTTGTCCGCCTTTTAAACCTGATTTTAACAGAAGCTATTCAACAAGGGGCCTCGGACATTCATTTTGACCCTTCAGAAGATGGTTTAAAGGTAAGGTATCGAATCGATGGGGTTTTGCAGCTTCGACACTCCCCGTCGCCAGAGTATCAAACCCAGCTTTTGACCCGAATCAAAGTAATGTCAAAACTTGATATTGCCGAGCATAGATTGCCTCAAGATGGGCGCATCAAACTAAAAATGGGTCCTAAAGAAATCGATTTCAGGGTCAGTACTGTCCCGGTAGTTTCAGGCGAGCGTATCGTTTTGCGTATTTTAGATAAAGGCAATGTAATTTTAGGTCTCGATAAAATCGGAATGATGCCAAAAGCCTTTAAAGAATTCAGCGATCTTGTCAGGCTGCCGGAAGGCATAGTTTTAGTGACGGGACCGACCGGAAGCGGAAAGACGACGACCCTTTATAGCGCTATTTGCGAAATCACAAGCGATGAAACTAATATCATGACGATCGAAGATCCTGTCGAATACAACCTGAAAGGGATTGCCCAAATAGGGGTTCGCCATAAGATTGACTTAAGCTTTGCAAAAGGCTTAAGGCATATCCTAAGACAGGACCCGGATGTCATCATGATCGGTGAAATAAGAGACCTTGAGACAGCAGAAATTGCCATTCAAGCCTCGCTCACCGGCCACCTTGTTTTAAGCACCCTTCACACAAACGACGCTCCTTCAGCCATCACAAGGCTTGTCGATATGGGCATAGAGCCTTATCTTCTTTCCTCCTCTATCGTAGGTGTCATGGCTCAGAGGCTTGTAAGGACAAATTGCCCTAATTGCAGCGTCAAGTATCAGCCTAGCGCCGAAGAAATTAGAAGCATTGGACTTTCTAAAGAAGAGCTGCAAGGAGCCCCTTTTTGCAAAGGAAGAGGCTGTGATTTATGCTATGGCCTTGGCTACAAAGGGCGACATGGAATTTATGAGCTTATGAAAGTTGGCAATAGCATTCATAAGCAGATTGTATCAAGTCCTGATGCTATAGAACTAAGACGCATAGCTTTAGAAGAAGGCATGGTCACTTTGCTTAAGCATGGCAGCGAACTTGTGAAACAAGGATTAACCACCCCTGAAGAAGTGCTTCGCGCAACAAGAGGGGTTGAAGGATAG
- a CDS encoding type II secretion system F family protein — protein MPLYSYQYISPQGKKQHASLEAQDEKSARDLLRSQGILIVKIEKKEGLSRRQNLKESDLLTFSLQLAQLVEAKVPLYDSLTTIESQYRGERCHRILLSLCEALKSGSSLSEAMSQFPKSFDSLYVSLIKSGEQSGSIDAVLRRITQFLKRRSKLKRQLSTAMIYPAILGGFACLILIMLLTFVIPSIEAIFEGRQLNQFTEFVLKASHFLQDYWWLLFPSLAGIGFFTFKQLQTPKGKEWKDRLILKLPLLRTLAIKSAYARFSETMATLLMGGVPMIEALRLSEKVMNNSILEAEIKLSGEGIIMGSYLSREFSKSQFVPPLVPKMLAVGEETGSIGPIFVKIAEMYEDDVEKTIDKLMALMQPGILIIMGGIIGAIIMAILLPLMDMTSFTM, from the coding sequence ATGCCTCTTTACTCTTATCAATACATTTCTCCTCAGGGAAAAAAGCAACATGCGTCTTTGGAAGCGCAAGATGAAAAAAGCGCTCGCGACCTTTTACGCTCCCAAGGAATTTTAATTGTCAAAATAGAAAAAAAAGAAGGCTTAAGCCGAAGGCAGAATCTAAAGGAATCGGATCTTTTAACCTTCTCTTTGCAACTCGCTCAACTTGTTGAAGCAAAAGTCCCTTTATATGACAGTTTGACGACCATCGAGTCCCAATACAGAGGTGAAAGATGCCATCGTATTTTGCTTTCCCTTTGCGAAGCTTTAAAATCCGGATCTTCACTATCAGAGGCCATGTCCCAATTTCCGAAAAGTTTTGATTCGCTCTACGTCTCTTTAATTAAGTCAGGGGAGCAATCCGGTTCTATTGACGCTGTCTTAAGACGGATCACGCAATTTTTAAAAAGGCGTTCCAAGCTAAAAAGGCAATTATCGACAGCTATGATCTACCCGGCTATTTTAGGAGGTTTTGCTTGCCTTATTCTAATTATGCTCTTAACTTTTGTTATCCCATCGATTGAAGCCATTTTTGAAGGCAGGCAGTTAAACCAATTTACAGAATTTGTCCTTAAAGCAAGTCACTTTCTTCAAGACTATTGGTGGCTTTTATTTCCGTCCCTTGCCGGAATCGGTTTTTTTACTTTTAAGCAGCTCCAGACCCCAAAAGGAAAAGAGTGGAAGGACAGGTTGATTTTAAAGCTGCCCCTTCTAAGAACACTCGCTATAAAATCAGCTTACGCAAGATTTTCAGAAACTATGGCCACGCTTTTAATGGGCGGGGTTCCCATGATAGAAGCTTTACGTCTTTCAGAGAAGGTAATGAATAATTCCATCCTGGAAGCTGAAATCAAACTTTCCGGGGAAGGCATTATCATGGGAAGTTACTTAAGCCGGGAATTTTCAAAATCGCAGTTTGTGCCCCCTCTTGTACCGAAAATGCTGGCAGTAGGCGAAGAAACAGGAAGCATAGGTCCCATTTTTGTAAAAATTGCAGAAATGTACGAGGACGATGTCGAGAAGACAATTGATAAACTGATGGCCCTTATGCAGCCCGGCATTCTCATTATTATGGGAGGCATTATAGGGGCAATTATTATGGCCATTTTGCTTCCTTTGATGGATATGACAAGTTTTACGATGTAA
- a CDS encoding type II secretion system protein, giving the protein MKKVIKRRTSNQTLFKKVKSKRMITLMEMMVVIFLIGIITAVIAYNYQGTLEKGRAFKTEQGIDRVETILNLRVAEDPDLLQHLDRDWTEIIRNDPLVKDPKALINDGWGQPLKLEINRETNAIQMHSEKLNLYKRK; this is encoded by the coding sequence ATGAAAAAAGTGATTAAGAGACGGACCTCAAATCAAACTCTTTTTAAAAAAGTAAAAAGTAAAAGAATGATTACCTTAATGGAAATGATGGTTGTCATTTTTTTAATCGGAATCATCACAGCGGTCATTGCTTATAATTATCAAGGAACGCTTGAAAAAGGGCGAGCTTTTAAAACAGAGCAAGGCATAGATCGTGTAGAAACCATTTTAAATTTAAGAGTGGCGGAAGACCCCGATTTATTGCAGCATCTTGATCGTGATTGGACTGAGATCATACGAAACGATCCTTTGGTTAAAGATCCAAAAGCATTGATTAACGATGGATGGGGCCAGCCCTTAAAATTGGAAATCAATCGAGAAACCAATGCGATACAAATGCATTCTGAGAAATTAAATTTATATAAGAGAAAATGA
- a CDS encoding type II secretion system protein: MKFFLFKTLRRQAITLMEIMIVIALFSLVSGVLAINANRLIREERFQKESALIQDKIKLAIDLTLLFDVESEIQFVEKEDAIALAMIIENEGSQYRFLRGKEPISLKAIHFIEFDDFRKENERGKLSLKFLSNGSYLPKGILRLSTSRSDKDLGAITHYIHLPGYPAPLKTYKNDELNRTLTDEGESLDQKLTRYLVDEISSLNFKSSQELTEQTE, translated from the coding sequence ATGAAGTTTTTCCTTTTTAAGACTTTACGAAGACAAGCTATCACCCTCATGGAGATTATGATTGTGATAGCTCTTTTTTCCTTAGTGTCAGGGGTTCTTGCAATCAATGCCAATAGGCTCATAAGAGAAGAGCGTTTTCAAAAAGAATCCGCTCTAATCCAAGATAAAATTAAATTAGCCATAGACTTAACGCTTCTTTTTGATGTTGAAAGCGAGATTCAATTTGTTGAGAAAGAAGATGCGATCGCCCTTGCCATGATCATAGAAAATGAGGGTTCTCAATATCGTTTTCTAAGAGGAAAAGAACCTATTTCTCTTAAAGCTATTCACTTTATTGAGTTTGACGACTTTAGAAAGGAAAATGAAAGGGGGAAACTTTCCTTGAAATTCCTTTCAAACGGATCTTATTTGCCTAAAGGGATTTTAAGATTGTCCACCTCAAGATCTGATAAGGATTTAGGAGCAATAACCCACTACATTCATTTGCCGGGATACCCGGCTCCTTTAAAAACGTATAAAAATGATGAGCTGAACCGAACCCTTACAGACGAAGGAGAGTCGCTGGATCAAAAATTGACGAGGTATTTGGTGGATGAAATAAGCTCTCTAAATTTTAAGAGCTCACAAGAGCTTACAGAACAAACGGAATAA
- a CDS encoding PulJ/GspJ family protein — MRRLKPIKRMITLLEVMIALGLTVILLTALSFFYRELTRYDKAGETLRREEINLRHVDIRLQKSLAKSLSYGTLGTDFLFFTGSGGEGLFWPGTSYLLFAYDRGIDRDPLFSNEVIGRLFVDSEKNLTLATWPIFSRWETRQSIPIKKEILLSNVTGLKFSFYYPTEKISSKPKPKSEVPKVLRATVVQEPKCGDEWRNEWARLPAIVTVILTRGTDEKNEEKIVIPLVNFDKWIIYGK, encoded by the coding sequence ATGAGAAGATTAAAGCCGATCAAAAGAATGATTACCTTATTGGAGGTAATGATAGCCCTTGGATTAACAGTAATTCTTCTAACTGCGCTCTCTTTTTTCTATAGGGAACTGACGCGCTATGACAAAGCAGGAGAAACCCTAAGACGAGAAGAAATTAATTTAAGGCATGTCGACATCCGGTTGCAAAAATCCCTAGCCAAAAGCCTTTCTTATGGCACTCTTGGCACAGACTTTTTGTTTTTTACAGGAAGCGGCGGGGAGGGGCTATTTTGGCCCGGGACTTCTTATCTCTTATTTGCCTATGATAGAGGCATTGATCGGGACCCTTTGTTTTCAAATGAAGTCATAGGCAGGCTATTTGTAGATAGCGAGAAAAATCTAACCCTTGCAACTTGGCCTATATTCTCACGCTGGGAGACAAGACAGAGCATTCCCATCAAGAAAGAAATCTTGCTTAGCAACGTTACCGGTTTAAAATTTAGCTTTTATTATCCTACGGAAAAAATTTCATCGAAACCAAAGCCTAAAAGTGAAGTTCCAAAAGTGCTTCGAGCAACCGTTGTGCAAGAGCCGAAATGCGGGGATGAGTGGAGGAATGAATGGGCAAGGCTTCCGGCTATTGTCACAGTCATTCTCACAAGAGGAACAGATGAAAAAAATGAAGAAAAAATAGTAATCCCTCTTGTCAATTTTGATAAGTGGATAATCTACGGTAAATAA
- a CDS encoding PP2C family serine/threonine-protein phosphatase, whose translation MNFSGVKRKFSEIENNESPTPPSSQRTPPIPSAISLLMASQNEKESVLTKERCKPTKYNDLDETLKIELQRFFRNLEPPHLDELTLFLSSHQLEAKVRKEFDYILNQSSALPDTYFKKASIQPLNGLETKIVGPHHGSLSTHKGSRYNENQDGFVSFSLPLLSLGEKVEAPLYALFDGHGGRQAASFCENHLQENLSMALETFNKEGLLFEIANSLSLTSVRLNQAFKAYMESENPNIKNPGTTAVMALFVQDKAVISNLGDSRAILFRKDKAPLDLSFDFKATSARGKRKVLNRGGSIIRNRVQGSLAITRAIGDEYLKDLQEDHSKVISSKPAFTIVDLKDIEGYVLLTSDGLTDVASNQELHDFIFENDATMPLEVLTEAIVKKARKAGSRDDITVCLIPIKRSKEG comes from the coding sequence ATGAATTTTTCAGGCGTAAAGCGAAAATTTAGTGAAATTGAAAATAATGAATCCCCTACCCCTCCATCGTCGCAAAGGACGCCGCCTATTCCTTCGGCTATTAGTTTATTAATGGCTTCTCAAAATGAAAAAGAAAGCGTTTTAACAAAAGAAAGATGCAAGCCCACTAAATATAACGACCTGGATGAAACATTAAAAATAGAGTTGCAACGATTTTTTAGGAATTTAGAGCCTCCCCACTTAGACGAATTAACCCTTTTTCTTTCATCTCATCAGTTGGAAGCGAAAGTCCGTAAAGAATTCGATTATATCTTAAATCAATCGTCCGCTCTACCGGATACCTACTTTAAAAAAGCCTCTATTCAACCTCTAAACGGTCTTGAAACTAAAATTGTCGGGCCCCATCATGGCAGCTTATCCACTCATAAAGGAAGCCGTTACAACGAAAATCAAGATGGCTTTGTCTCTTTTTCCCTACCCTTGCTTTCTCTTGGTGAAAAAGTCGAAGCCCCGCTTTATGCCTTATTTGATGGCCATGGAGGGCGGCAAGCCGCTTCGTTTTGCGAAAATCATTTGCAAGAAAATTTATCGATGGCCTTAGAAACTTTCAATAAAGAAGGCCTTCTTTTTGAAATAGCAAATAGCTTATCTTTAACTTCGGTTCGTCTCAATCAAGCCTTTAAAGCTTACATGGAAAGCGAAAACCCGAATATAAAAAACCCGGGAACGACAGCTGTCATGGCGCTTTTTGTTCAAGACAAAGCCGTTATTTCAAATCTTGGAGATTCAAGAGCGATTTTATTTAGAAAAGACAAGGCGCCTTTAGACTTATCTTTTGACTTTAAAGCAACAAGTGCAAGAGGGAAAAGAAAAGTCCTTAATAGAGGGGGTTCGATTATTCGTAATAGGGTTCAAGGCAGTCTTGCTATCACACGAGCGATTGGCGATGAATACTTGAAAGACCTTCAAGAAGATCATTCAAAAGTCATTTCATCTAAACCCGCCTTTACGATCGTTGATTTAAAAGACATTGAAGGCTATGTCCTGCTCACCTCAGATGGCTTAACGGATGTGGCCTCCAATCAAGAACTTCATGATTTTATTTTTGAAAATGATGCTACAATGCCTTTGGAGGTATTGACTGAAGCTATTGTAAAAAAAGCAAGGAAAGCCGGCTCAAGAGACGATATTACGGTTTGCCTTATCCCTATTAAAAGGTCTAAAGAAGGTTAG